Proteins encoded together in one Macadamia integrifolia cultivar HAES 741 chromosome 8, SCU_Mint_v3, whole genome shotgun sequence window:
- the LOC122085460 gene encoding factor of DNA methylation 1-like, producing MRKMQHIASNPFTWFLQKNNKSDCDLESRRLELQQQANEEGRCEAQDALEWENMNLGNKKQKPNAAKGKLHALQDMGTTTIYHLQKQIEDLVKELKEKVDEAEDLETLNQTLMVKERRNNHELQEARRELINDFEELFNKSTKIGIKRLGEINEEPFQEVCAQKFSAEDWEVKSAELCSFWQEQIKNSDWYPFKRIHVDGILKETVDDNDEQLKKLKEEWGDKVCNSVTTALLELNEYNASGRYVVPELWNFSEGRKASLKEVIRHILNPIRARKRQRRCDQRQDSFQIRDVIVL from the exons ATGAGGAAGATGCAGCACATTGCATCCAATCCCTTTACTTGGTTTCTCCAAAAGAATAACAAGTCAGATTGCGACCTTGAATCTCGAAGACTAGAACTTCAACAGCAAGCTAATGAAGAGGGGAGGTGTGAGGCCCAAGATGCCCTTGAGTGGGAAAACATGAATCTGGGgaataaaaag CAAAAGCCTAACGCAGCGAAGGGAAAATTGCATGCTCTACAAGATATGGGAACTACCACTATTTACCATTTGCAGAAGCAGATTGAAGATCTAGTTAAAGAACTAAAAGAAAAGGTTGATGAAGCGGAAGATCTGGAAACCTTGAATCAGACGTTAATGGTTAAAGAGCGCAGAAATAACCATGAGTTACAGGAAGCACGCAGGGAATTGATAAAT GATTTTGAAGAATTATTCAATAAAAGCACTAAAATTGGGATCAAGCGATTGGGGGAGATCAATGAGGAACCATTTCAAGAAGTGTGCGCGCAGAAGTTCTCAGCTGAAGACTGGGAGGTCAAATCTGCTGAGTTATGCTCTTTCTGGCAGGAACAAATTAAAAATTCAGATTGGTATCCTTTTAAAAGGATTCATGTTGATGGAATACTGAAA GAAACAgttgatgacaatgatgaacaATTAAAAAAGCTCAAAGAGGAGTGGGGTGACAAAGTATGCAATTCTGTAACTACAGCATTGTTAGAGTTAAACGAGTACAATGCTAGTGGGAGATATGTGGTTCCAGAACTGTGGAACTTCAGTGAAGGAAGAAAAGCCAGCTTGAAAGAGGTTATCCGGCACATTCTCAATCCGATTAGGGCCCGTAAGCGCCAAAGAAGATGTGACCAACGTCAGGATTCATTTCAAATTAGAGATGTTATTGTGCTTTGA